A region of the Peromyscus leucopus breed LL Stock chromosome X, UCI_PerLeu_2.1, whole genome shotgun sequence genome:
GACCCCCTCTCCCCCACTGACCCCCTACTCCCCCCCCTAGCGTTATTTTCTGACCCCGACCGGCACCATCCCAACTCCCCTGTGTTATTTTCTGACCCCGACCGTCACCATTCCCACCCCCCGCGCCCTCCTACCGCCCCCCGTGACCCCCACCTGACCCCTCTCACCCCCCCACGCCCTTCTAcggcccccacccacccccacccacaatTTTCTGACCCCGACTGACATCATCCCAACTCCCCCACGGCATTTTCTTACCCTGAATGGCATCATTCCCACCCCCCGCGCCCTCCTACCACCCCCACTGACCCCCACTGACCTCCCcgacccccccaaccccccacccagccccccacacacaatttTACATCCCTGACCGGCATCATCCCAACTCCCCACGCCCTTCCATCGCATCCTGGGACCCTTGACTGGCATCATTCCCACCCCCCGCGCCCTCCACTGACCTCCCCTACCCCCCCCCGACCAGGCAAGTGGCACCTGGGCCTGAGCTGCCGCCACCGGGCCGACTTCTGCCACCACCCGCTGCGGCACGGCTTCGACTTCTTCCACGGGGCGCCCCTGACCAACCTGCGCGACTGCCGGCCCGGGGCGGGCACCGTCTTCGGCCCCGGGGCCCGCTGGCTGGTCTTCGCCCCGCTGCAGGCCCTGTGCGCGGCGGGGCTGACCCTGGCGCTGCTGCGGGGCCTGGGCCTGGCCCGGGTGCCCCACGCCGCCTTCCTGGCCCTGGCGCTGCTGGCGGGCGCCCTGGCCGCCGCCTTCCTGGCCTTCCTGCGCTACTTCCGGCCCCACAACTGCTTCCTCATGACCGGGTTCGAGGTCACGCAGCAGCCCGCCGCCTACGACCGCCTGGCCCAGCGCCTGGCCGCCCAGGCCGTGGGCTTCCTGGAGAGGTGAGTGAGCGGGGGgtcggggggggcggggggagtcaGAGGAGGGGGTCAGGGGTCACAGGGCGGGGTTTGGGGTCATAGGATAACACTGGGGGGAGTTGGGATGGTGCCAGTCAGAGTCACGGGATGACATAGGATCACGTGGGGGGTTGGAATGATGTCAGTCAGGGGCCGGGGATTGGGTTTCAGGGGTCAGGGGTGGGGTTTGAAGGGTAGGGGGTCGGGTTTGAGGGGTTTGGGGGTCGGGGTTGGGGTTTGGGGTCGTGGAATAACATTGGGGGAGTTGGGATGATGCGAGTTGGGGGCACGGATCGACATAGAATCGTGTGGGGGGTGCGAATGGTGCCAGTCGGGGGCCGGGGATTGGGTTTGAGGGGTCAGGGGTGGGGTTGGAGGGGGTTGGAGGGGTCCGGGCGGGGTTTGAGGTCGTAGGATAACGTTGGGGGAGTTGGGATGGTGCCAGTCGGGGTCACGGAACGACATAGAATCGTGTGGGGGGGGGCGAATCGGGGGTTTGAGGGGtcggggtggtgggtgggggtcagaggacggGGTCCGGGGTCACAGGGTGGGGTTTGGGAGGTCAGGGGTGGGGTCTGGGGCCGTGGGataacatgggggggggggttggaatgATGTCAGTCCGGGCCATAGAATCACACGGGGGGTTGGAATGTTGCCGCTCCAGGCCTTAGCATGACccggggtggggtgtggggggatgAGAGACGGGGGTCAGGGTCAAGGGGTGGAGTTTGGGGTCAAGGGGCGGGGTGAGAGGGGTCGGGGGTCAGGGGCGGGGTCTGGGGTCACGGATCAGCATTGGGGGGAGTTGGGATGATGCCGGTCAGGGTCACAGGATCACGCGGGGTTTCCGGGGGTTTGCGGGGGTCACACGCGCGTGTGTGACCCCGTGACCCCCGACCCCGACCCCATGACCCCCGACCCCCCCCCAGGCACGCGCACGCGCCCTTCCTGCTGTTCGTGTCCTTCCTGCACGTGCACACGGCCCACTTCGCCGGCGCCGACTTCGCGCGCCGCAGCCGCCACGGGGCCTACGGGGACGCGGCCGAGGAGATGGACTGGAGCGTGGGTGAGCGGGGCGGGGGGTCGGGGGTCGGGGGTCGGGGTGACACGCGTGTGTTAGCGTGTAGTTAGCGTGTTAGCGCGTGTGTAAGCATGTtagcgcatgtgtgtgtgcacataggccCGCTCTGGGGTTGGGTGTCAGTCAAGAGGGTTGCCTAGCGACCGGGGAGGGACTTCCGGGCCCGCTCTGGTGTTGGCTGTCACTCAAGAGGGTTTCCTAGCAAAtggggagggacttccggtcccGCTCTGATGTTCGGTGTCAGTCAAAAGGGTTTCCTAGCGACtggggagggacttccggtcTTGCACTTGGTCGGGGGTGTCAGTCAGGAGGGTTTCCTAGAGACtggggagggacttccggtcccGCTCTGGTGTTGGGTGTCAGTCAGGAGGGTTTCCTAGCGACTAGGGAGGGACTTCCGGTTTCATTCTTGGTTGTGGGTGTCAGTCAGGAGGGTTTCCTAGCGACCggggagggacttccggtcccGCTCTGGTGTTGGGTGTCAGCCAAAAGGGTTTCCTAGCGACtggggagggacttccggtcccGCTCTGGTGTTGGGTGTCAGTCAAAAGGGTTTCCAAGCGACTAGGGAGGGACTTCCGGTCTCGTTCTTGGTCCTGGGTGTCAGTCAAGAGGGTTTCCTAGCGACCggggagggacttccggtcccGGTCTTGGTCCTGGGTGTCTATCAAATTGGTTTCCTAGCAATGggggagggacttccggtcccGCTCTGGGGTTGGGTGTCAGTCAGGAGGGTTGCCTAGCGACCGGGGAGGGACTTCCGGTCTCGCTCTTGGTAGGGGATGTCAGTCAAGAGGGTTTCCTAGCGACtggggagggacttccggtcccACAGTTGGTCCATGGTGTTTATCAAATTGGTTTCCTAGCAATTCAGGAGGGACTTCCGGTCCTGCTCTATGTCCTGGGTGTCCATCACGAGCGTGTCCTAGCGACCAGGGCGGGACTTCCGGGTTCCCGTCGAGTGACTCAGGAATTCTCCAGGAAGTCAACAGCCCCGGGGCCCGCAATCCTGGGCCGCCTGTCACTCAGGGGCGGCGCGGGAGGGACTTCCGGGGCCATGTGCGGTCAGGGGTGTCAGTCATGGGCGTTTCCTAGCGACCGAGGAGGGACTTCCGGTTTCATTCTTGGTTTTCGGTGTCAGTCATGGAGGTTTCCTAGCGACCGAGGCGGGACTTCCGGTCTCACTCTTAGTCGTGTTTTTCCATCACTAGCATGCATGACACACACGCATGTGCGTGTGTCAGCGTATGCAAACCCCCCACCCCGCGCCCCGCCGTCCCCGCTCACACGcgtgtgccccccaccccccccccccacccgcagGTCAGATCCTGGACGCGCTCGACCGCCTGGGCCTGGCCAACCACACGCTCGTCTACTTCTCGTCCGACCACGGCGCACACGTGGAGGAGGTCACGGCGCGGGGCGAGGTGCACGGCGGCAGCAACGGCATCTTCCGGGGTGAGCGGGGCGCGGGACACGCTTACACACGCGCTCACACGCGCTCACACGCGCTTACACACGCTTACACACGCTTACACACGCTTACACGCGCTTACACGCGCTTACACGCGCTTACACACGCTTACACGCGCTTACACACGCTTACACGCGCTTACACATGCTTACACATGCTTACATGTGTGCAAGCGTGAGATTCCGTGTGTTACACATGGCAACTGCGGGGTTTGGATGACGGGTTGAGCAGGGTGAGGGTGGGCGGGAGCCACGCGTGGGCCCGGTCGACAGGTTTACACGCGCACACGCGTGAGCAACATGGACAGGTTTACCTATTTGCAAGCGCACACGCGTGTTCGCATGATCAAACGTGTTTTTCCGTGCGTGACGGACGCCATGGGCTTGGTGGACCACGGCGAATGACGACACGCACACGCGTGTGCCCGGACACTGATGGACCTCGATGCACCCGTGAGTTCGCCGTGCACACGTGTGGTTCAGATCAGGGTGCGGCGTGCGGGGCCGGTGCCGGTGGCCGCACACGCGTGTGCACGGTCCAAAAATGCACGAATCCATGCATACACGCGTGTTCTTGTACGCACTTGCGAATGATCACGTTTTTCTCGTGTTTTTTCCGTGTTTTTCGCGTTTTTCTCGTGTTTTTTCCGTGTCGCGTGTCCCTCACGCGTGTGGGAATGTCCGCCGGTGCACGGATCCATGCGTGCACGCGTGTTCCCACGCACACATGCGTGTGATCCCGTGTTTTTCTCATGTTTTTCTCGTGTTTTTTCCGTGTTTTCGCACGTGCCCCAGGCGGCAAGGCCAACAACTGGGAGGGCGGCATCCGCGTGCCGGGCCTCGTGCGCTTCCCCATGATGCTCCCCGCGGGGTCGGAGGTCGCGGAGCCCACGAGCAACATGGACGTCTTCCCCACCGTGGCCGCCCTGGCGGGGGCCGGGCTCCCCCCGGACCGGTGAGTGGGCGGGGTGAGTGGGGGCGGGGCCTccggggcagggggcggggcctcggggGAGCACGTGTGTGCGGCCGTCCAGTGAACACGCGTGACTTGGATTGCACACGCgtgttatattatttttattttttttaactttttttgccCCTTGGGGGCGGGACTTCCTGTGGGCGGGTCGGTGGGTGCGTGGGGTGATGGACAGCCCAGTTTTGGACCCGACACGTGCACATGCGTGTGCGCCCGTCCCGTGAACACGCGTGGCCGGGATTTTGCACACGCgtgttctgttatttttattttttatttatttttcctgggaGGGGGCGGGACTTCCTGTGTCTGGCCTGGATGACTGACAGCTGGAGGGCCTGACTTCCTGTGGGCGGGCTCTCAGGGTGATTGACAGCCGTGCCCGGGACCCCGCCCCGCGCACACGCGTGTGTCCGtgtttttctcatgttttttctcccctctccccacggCCCCGCCCCCCCCAGGGTGATTGACGGGCGCGACCTGATGCCGCTGCTGCGGGGCCGGACCACGCGGTCGGCGCACGAGTTCCTGTTCCACTACTGCAACGCCTACCTCAACGCCGTGCGCTGGCGGCCGCCCAACGGTGAGCGCGCACGCATGCGGGGACACGCCTGGGACATGCGACACGCTTAGGGCACGCCTAATGCACGCTTAAATCATGAAACAAATCACACAACACGCATAACACACGCTTACGTCACGCTTAAATCATGCAGCAAGTCACACAACGTGCGAGGACATGCTTGCATCATGCTTTAGGCTTAGAACACACTTAGCACACGCCTCACACATGCCTAGGACACGCTCAAATCATGCAACAAATCATACAACATACTTAGCATACGTCTAGCACACGCTTACACCACGCCGTAGGCTCTGAACACGGCCCGCACATGCCTAATACACACACTTAGGACATTCTTCGCACGCagcacacacaccgcacacaccACGAACACGCTTAGTTAGCACTCGCCACACATGTTATTGTGTCCGCCACGCATGCGTGTTTGATGTGCTGCGTGTGGGCGTGCTTGGTGTCACACGCGTGTTGTTCGCTTGTCCGTCACCCACGCTTGTTTCATACGTTGCACGTGAACGTGTCTGCGTGTCTCACGCGTGCTCGCATGTCTATGACATGTTGTTAGCATGTCACACGCGTGTGCACGCGTCCATCCATCCCCCACGCATGACCACCCGCCCCACCCCAGCCTCGCGCGCAAGTTTCCGCCACCCACGCGTGTGTGATGTGTCGCACGTTGACATTTTCGCGTGTCCCACGCATGTCCGCACGTACATACATGACACACGCAGGTTTGATGTGTTACATGTTGACACGTTAGCGTGTCACTCGCATGTTACATGTAGTTGGCGTGTCACATGCGTGCTCGCACGTCTATGGCATGTTCTCAGCGTGTCCCACGCGTGACCACACACCCCCGCCCTCCCGCAGACACGGCCGTGTGGAAGGCCTTCTTCTTCACGCCCAAGTTCGACCCCGCGGGCGCCAACGGCTGCTTCTCCACGCACGTCTGCTTCTGCCACGGCGACCACGTCACGCGCCACGACCCCCCGCTGCTCTTCGACCTCTCGCGCGACCCCGGCGAGCGCCGGCCCCTGACCCCGGCCGCCGAGCCCCGCTACCACGCCGTCATGGCCGCCGTGGCCCGCGCCGTCCGCGCCCACGCCCGCACGCTCGACCCCCGCCGTGCCCGACCAGCTCTCGCCCGCCAACCTCGTGTGGAAGCCGTGGCTGCAGCTCTGCTGCCGCTCCGCCCCCTCCGCCCTGGCGTGCCACTGCGCGGGCGACGAGgacggcggggcggggcgcgggcGCTGACGGTTGGGGGGGGGCCCCGGACACGCGTGGACCCGGGTCGGACCCGAACCGGGCGAGCGCGGCGCCAAAACATGCCAAGAACATGCTAAGAACATGCCAAGAACATGCTAAGAACATGCAAATAATAGGAAAACACACGTACAATCCGCGTGATATCCGGGGTCGGGGTGCACGTGTGACCAGATGAGACCCCCCAGGTAGGCCAAGGACACACGTGGCCCCGGCCCCGACCTGATCCTGGCGAGCGCGACCCCAAAACATGCCAGAAACATGCCAAGAAGACGACAACACGCGTGCAATACGCATGATTTCCGGGGTCAGGGTGCACGCGTGACCAGATGAGACCCGTGGAGGCCAAAGACAGTCCACAAACATGCGTGACCCCGGCCCCGACCCTCCCTGAGCAACTGCGACCCCAAAACACGACAACATGCGTGCAAGACGCGTGATCTCCGGGCTTCAGTCTCACGCGTGACCACACATGACACCCCCTGGAGGCCAAGGATGGACCCTGGACATGCGTGACCCCGTCACCGACCCTCCCCTGGCAACCAGGACCCCAAAACGCGCCAAGAACATTCCATGATCACGACAAGATGCGTGCAAAACACGTGATATCTGGGCTGGGGTCAaatgcatgagcacacatgaCACCCCCTAGAGGCCAACAAGGGACCACGGACACGCGTGACCCTGGCCCCGACCCTCCCCCGGCGACCACGACCCCAAAACACGCTAATGACACACGAACACGCGAACAAAACTCATAATAACTGTGCTCGGGTTGCACGCATGACCTCACGCGAACCTCACCCCCCCGCGGAGGCCGAGGACGGTCCCCGGCGTCACGCGTGTAACCCCAACCCGCCCAGGCCTCGCCCATGTGGACATTTCTGGATACACATGAAGGACGCGTGTGTGCGTGTTACTTTTGTGCACACGCGTGTGCCCCCTGCTGCTTCGCCACACTCAGTATTTGAACATGAAGGACGGGCTCGTGCGGGACCCCAAACCCACGCCACGCACACGCGTGACCCGCGCGAGCCCGAGACGAATGTGAACGCGGAGACGCGCGTGGACCCCGCGCACACACGCGTGATCGGGGGGCCCTGAGACGCGCGTGCCGTNNNNNNNNNNNNNNNNNNNNNNNNNNNNNNNNNNNNNNNNNNNNNNNNNNNNNNNNNNNNNNNNNNNNNNNNNNNNNNNNNNNNNNNNNNNNNNNNNNNNNNNNNNNNNNNNNNNNNNNNNNNNNNNNNNNNNNNNNNNNNNNNNNNNNNNNNNNNNNNNNNNNNNNNNNNNNNNNNNNNNNNNNNNNNNNNNNNNNNNNNNNNNNNNNNNNNNNNNNNNNNNNNNNNNNNNNNNNNNNNNNNNNNNNNNNNNNNNNNNNNNNNNNNNNNNNNNNNNNNNNNNNNNNNNNNNNNNNNNNNNNNNNNNNNNNNNNNNNNNNNNNNNNNNNNNNNNNNNNNNNNNNNNNNNNNNNNNNNNNNNNNNNNNNNNNNNNNNNNNNNNNNNNNNNNNNNNNNNNNNNNNNNNNNNNNNNNNNNNNNNNNNNNNNNNNNNNNNNNNNNNNNNNNNNNNNNNNNNNNNNNNNNNNNNNNNNNNNNNNNNNNNNNNNNNNNNNNNNNNNTGTTGCTGGTGCTGGTACTGAGTGCCGGGTATTGAGTACTAGGTAATGAGTAATGGGTGCTGGGTTTTGGGTACTGAGCCCTGGGTACTGGGTACTGAGTCCCGGGTACTGGGTACTGGGTGCTGAGTCCTGGGTACTGGTACTGTGTGCTGAGTCCCGGGTACTGAGTACTGGGTGCTGGGTCCCGGGTACTGGGTGCTGAGTCCCGGGTTCTGGGTACTGAGTCCTGGCTACTGGGTACTGGGTGTTGAGTCCTGGGTATTGGGTACTGGGTGTTGAGTCCTGGGTATTGGGTACTGGGTGCTGAGTCCCGGGTGCTGGGTGCTGAGTCCCGGGTGCTGGGTGCTGAGTCCCGGtttctgctcctcctcccagGACTGGGACTGAGCACCCAGCACCCGGCGCCCCGCCCACCCCATGGACCAGGCCCCGTCCCCAGGGCTGCCCGTcaccccaggccccgcccccaatGACATCACCTCCTCCACAGCAGCGACAGCCACGCCCCGAGTGCCTGCCCAGGCTCCATCCGTcaccccagccccgcccccagggCCGCCCGTCCGTcaccccagccccgccccccgtCATCCCCGGTCCCGCCTATCACCCCAAGCCCCGCCCTCAGGGCCGCCCGCCCGTCACCCCCGgacccacccccgccccaccacCCCAGCAGGAGCGATGTCAGCCGTGCAGCCCTGTCAATCACCTCCAGGCCACGCCCAGACCACGCCTCCAATGACATCACCTCCTCAGCAGGAACGCCAGCCCCGCCCCAGGCCCGCCCGCCCGTcaccccaggccccgccccaggGCCGCCCGTcaccccagccccgcccccaggtGACGTCACCTCCTCCACAGCAGCAAAGTTAGCAGCTCTGACCCCGCCCCCAGGCCCGCCAGTCAtctccaggccccgccccggGTCGACCCCCAATGACATCACCTCCTCCACAGCAACAGCCCCGCCCATCtccgccaggccccgcccctggtTGACGTCACCTCCTCCACCACAGCAGCAATGACATCAGCTATGCCGGCCCCGCCCCCACGTTCGCCCGTCACCCCCCCTGGCCCCACCCAGGCCCCGTCCGTcaccccaggccccgcccacaaTGGCGACATCACCTCTACAGCAGCGCCTGTCGCACCCCCAGGGTAGCCCGTCTTCCTGGCTCCGCCCCCAGGGTCACCCGTCATCTTGGCCCCGCCCCCGGTGATGTCAGCCCCTCCCCAGCAGAAGCAGCGACGTCAGCAGCGCCAGCCCCGCCCCCAATGACATCATCTCCTCTACAGCAGCgccagccccgcccccaggctCACCCGTCACCTTGGCTCCGCCCCCAGGGCCGCCCGTCACCTCAGGCCCCGTCCGTCgcccccaggccccgcccaccccgCACCTTTGGCCGCTGTTTCCGCCCCGGGGCTCGGACCCGGGGAACGGGGAATCCTAGGTCGGTGGGCGTGGCCGGGGGCGGGGCCCCGCGTCCACTTCCGGTCCCTTCCTCCCACATCGAGTTCgagtggaaaaaacaaaacagaacaaaccccGCGTCCGCGCGGCCCGGAAATCCGGGTTTTTTCGGGGTTCGGGGTCCGAGCGCCGCCCGCGGCCGCGGCCCGGGGTCCGAGAAAAAAACCCGGGTCCGAAAACCCCGGGTGCGAAAAAAAACCCGATTTTTTTCGGTCCGAGAgcgaaaattaaaaaaatccgaattaaattaaaaaatattaaaaaagaaaaaaataaaaaaatcggGGCCCACAATGCCCCGCGCGGGGTGAGGGGCGGGGTCGGGGAGCTCCGGGGTCCCCgcccccaaccccagccccccccccccaccccgacccccgtAATTGGTTTTTATTGCGGCGCCGCCGTCGACGCGACTTTAATCGCGGTTGACAGCGGCGGGGGGTTGGGATGGTGCGAGTCGCGGGCGCATGAAGCCCGATTTTCCGGCCCCCGGGAGGCCCAGGACcccgggttttttgtttttaaagccgaGGCTCGGACCCGGGGccggaatgagaaaaaaataaaccccCAAAAAGCGCAAAGGACCCGGATGTGTCACTTTTTTTATGatgattattattatgattatcgttatttgtttaatttttattgtttttttttggttttgtttttatttttattgattttttccccccGTCTCGGACCCCGggcctccccgccccgcccccgccgcccgcGTAGACGCGGAATCCGATCGGGGACCCCGGGAACCACGTGACGCCGCCGCCCCCGgggtttaatttatttttcattaaaaatttttctccttcaattttCGTCTCCGCCGCCgtcgttgttgttttttattgacGTTGACGTCGGCGGcgcggggtgggggttgggagttGCGGGGCTGGGGGGAAGCGACGGCCGGGGGATGCCCGCGGGGACCGGGCGGGGTCGCAAACCCGGGATCCCAGGGCCGCggggagagaaaaaataaaataaaaaataaaatcaataataataataacacaataaaaaagtaaatttcgCGGCGAAATcagataaatttttttaaaataattcggTTTTTTCCGGGTTTTTTTTCGTGGGTTTTGGGGCCCCGGGGTTCTCGCGTGCGCGCCGGGGGTGACGGCGACCGCCTTGGGGGCCCCGGGGTCCAAACACCCGAGTTTTTTTTgcggatttttttcttttttcccactcGTCCGTGCCTTCAGTTTCcccgtttttttttgtttttgattcgttttttttttgttaaatccGGGTTTTTTTTTCGCggggggtttggggtgggggtgggttgggggggtggcCCCGCTCCCGGCATGCTCCGCGGCGGCCTTGGCGGCGGCAGAATGGCGGGGGACCCCGGGGCGGCTCGGAGCcggatttttattatttttaaatttaatttttaaatttgatttcattttgttttgtttttttttttaccctgcggggtgggtgggggggcgggggggggcggggacgcGTCTACACCGACCCCCCGACCCCGGGACGCCCGGGCCCGCCCCGCCAACCCCGCGTCTACGCGAACCccggaaaacaacaaaaataaaaataaaaaaactcgggttcgagaaaataaataaaaataaataataaatcggGTGCGGGCGGCGTCTACGCGGCCCCCGCGGTGCCCGGATGTGGCCGGGGGTCCGGGGTCCGGGGTCCGAGTCTCCGCCGCCGCATCTACGCCGCCCCGCGAAAAAACCGGATTTTTGTGTAAAAAACCCGCATTTTTTGGGTGAAAATCGTGGAAATTTTTGTGAAAATCCCGGATTGGTGCGGATTTTTCACGCGGTTCCGGCCCCGGGTCCGAGCCCCCCGCACCCCCGGCCCCGGGTCCGACCCCGCGGCGCCGCCGACCCCGGGCGGCCGTGAAAAACCCGGAACGCGGTGCAAAAAAAATAAGAATCGAGTCGAGTGTGAAAAATCCGGGTTACTTTTGCGGGTTTTTCACGGGTTTTTCGCACCCGCGTCCACGCGGCCCCGGGTCCGAGGCTCCGGAGGCCCCCGCCGGGAACCCGGTCACCGCGCCCGCGCCTCGGGCGGCCCCAGGGAGCGGCTTCGGGGGCGCAAAACCCGGGTTTTTGTGTGAAAAACCCGGATTTTTTGCACTTTTATGTGGATTTCACCCGGTTTCTGACCCTGGGTGCGAGCCCCGGCCCCCCTTTCCCCCCCCTCAGGCCTCCCCGACCCCCCGGTACCCTCACCTGCGCCTCCGTCGGCCCCACGGAGAGGCTTTGTGGGTGCAAAATCCAGGTTTTTGTGTAAAAAACGAGAATTTTTGCGTGAAAAAACCGGGATTTTTTGCACTTTTTTGCGCATTTCACCCCCGATCCTGGCCCCGGGTGCGAGTCCCCACCACCCGGACTCCTCCCAACGCCCCCGGTACCCGCCCCCGCGCCTCGGGCAGCCCCAGGGAGAGGCTTGGTGGGTGCAAAACCCGGGTTTTTGTGTAAAATCACGATTTTTTGGTGTGGAAAACCCCGATTTTTTGCACATTTTTGCAGATTTGGCCCCGGTTACCGAGCGCGGGTCCGAGCCCCGGCCCCCATCCCCCCCAACACCCGGTACCGTCACCCGTGCGCCTCAGGCAGCCCCAGGGAGCGACTTGGTGGCTATAAAACCCCGATTTTTGTGTAAAAA
Encoded here:
- the LOC114689427 gene encoding LOW QUALITY PROTEIN: steryl-sulfatase-like (The sequence of the model RefSeq protein was modified relative to this genomic sequence to represent the inferred CDS: inserted 1 base in 1 codon; deleted 1 base in 1 codon) produces the protein MASHNRVGVLLFAASSGGLPXGEVTIARLLQERGYATGLVGKWHLGLSCRHRADFCHHPLRHGFDFFHGAPLTNLRDCRPGAGTVFGPGARWLVFAPLQALCAAGLTLALLRGLGLARVPHAAFLALALLAGALAAAFLAFLRYFRPHNCFLMTGFEVTQQPAAYDRLAQRLAAQAVGFLERHAHAPFLLFVSFLHVHTAHFAGADFARRSRHGAYGDAAEEMDWSVGQILDALDRLGLANHTLVYFSSDHGAHVEEVTARGEVHGGSNGIFRGGKANNWEGGIRVPGLVRFPMMLPAGSEVAEPTSNMDVFPTVAALAGAGLPPDRVIDGRDLMPLLRGRTTRSAHEFLFHYCNAYLNAVRWRPPNDTAVWKAFFFTPKFDPAGANGCFSTHVCFCHGDHVTRHDPPLLFDLSRDPGERRPLTPAAEPRYHAVMAAVARAVRAHARTLDPAVPDQLSPANLVWKPWLQLCCRSAPSALACHCAGDEDGGAGRGR
- the LOC119086684 gene encoding basic proline-rich protein-like encodes the protein MDQAPSPGLPVTPGPAPNDITSSTAATATPRVPAQAPSVTPAPPPGPPVRHPSPAPRHPRSRLSPQAPPSGPPARHPRTHPRPTTPAGAMSAVQPCQSPPGHAQTTPPMTSPPQQERQPRPSSNDISYAGPAPTFARHPPWPHPGPVRHPRPRPQWRHHLYSSACRTPRVARLPGSAPRVTRHLGPAPGDVSPSPAEAATSAAPAPPPMTSSPLQQRQPRPQAHPSPWLRPQGRPSPQAPSVAPRPRPPRTFGRCFRPGARTRGTGNPRSVGVAGGGAPRPLPVPSSHIEFEWKKQNRTNPASARPGNPGFFGVRGPSAARGRGPGSEKKTRVRKPRPPAPPAPGPTPRRRRPRAAVKNPERGAKKIRIESSVKNPGYFCGFFTGFSHPRPRGPGSEAPEAPAGNPVTAPAPRAAPGSGFGGAKPGFLCEKPGFFALLCGFHPVSDPGCEPRPPFPPPQASPTPRYPHLRLRRPHGEALWVQNPGFCVKNENFCVKKPGFFALFCAFHPRSWPRVRVPTTRTPPNAPGTRPRASGSPRERLDLAPVTERGSEPRPPSPPTPGTVTRAPQAAPGSDLVAIKPRFLCKKRRFLLEKPGFFALLSGFFELLCGFFAIFGPGSETRTSRTPPNPPPPPRYLHPRLGQTQRAASWVQNPDFCVKNQFFCLKNMDFLHFLTPGPSPLHHLGPEPTPGPPVPAPAPPAAPGSGLWVQNPDFSRKKPKFLLEKPGFFALFRGFYPGSRPRVRVPTTRTPPNPFVIRPRAWGGPRERLGGCKTRIFV